A region of the Muricauda sp. MAR_2010_75 genome:
TGATTGGGCCTTAAAATGGATAGAATCACCAAGTTTCGCCGAAAGATTGATTGCCTTTGCCGCAGTGGAAGGGATTTTCTTCTCCGGCGCCTTCTGTTCCATCTTTTGGCTGAAGAAAAGAGGATTGATGCCTGGACTCACGTTTTCCAATGAGTTGATTTCACGGGACGAAGGAATGCATTGCGATTATGCTGTGCACTTGCACAACAACCATTTGCAAAACAAAGTGTCCAAGGAGCGTATCAAGGAAATTATAGTTGATGCATTGAACATAGAAAGAGAGTTCATTACAGAGTCACTTCCCGTGAGCCTCATTGGAATGAACGCCAAATTAATGACCCAATACCTGGAGTTTGTAACTGACCGATTGTTGGTTGAGTTGCAATGCGAGAAAGTGTACAATGCCACCAATCCATTTGATTTTATGGATATGATTTCCCTCCAAGGGAAGACCAATTTCTTTGAAAAACGCGTGTCTGAATATCAAAAGGCCGGTGTTTTGAACAAGGAGAAAGATTCTGATTCGCAAAAAATCAGTTTCGACGCAGATTTTTAAGTAACCAAATTGTTTGTTGACTTCCGATAGCCCCGGAAGTTTTCATGCACTTAACACAAAATGTTAAATTTTTAACATTCAATAAGAACCAACAATAACCCTAAAATATTCGTAGCGCCATGTATGTAGTAAAAAGAGATGGAAGAAAGGAGCCGATCATGTTCGACAAGATTACGGCCCGAGTTAGAAAACTTTGTTATGGACTCAATCCCCTGGTGGACCCGGTAAAGGTGGCCATGCGGGTTATTGAGGGATTGTACGATGGGGTTACCACATCCGAGCTGGATAATTTGGCAGCCGAAATCGCAGCCACCATGACCACTACCCATCCCGATTATGCAAAATTGGCGGCGCGTATCTCCGTTTCCAACCTGCACAAAAACACAAAAAAATCCTTCTCCGAAACGATGAAGGACCTCTACGAATATGTGAATCCAAGAACCGGTAAAAAAGCACCACTGCTTTCTGATGAGGTGTACAAGGTGGTTTCCGAGAATGCCGAAACCTTGGATTCTACCATTATTTACAACCGGGATTTTGGCTACGATTATTTCGGTTTTAAAACCTTGGAACGTTCCTATTTGCTTAAAATCAATGGCAAAATTGCGGAGCGTCCCCAGCACATGCTCATGCGTGTGGCCGTTGGTATCCATTTGAATGACATGGAATCTGCCATAGAGACTTATGAGTTGATGTCCAAAAAGTTCTTCACTCATGCTACACCCACACTCTTCAACTCAGGAACACCAAAACCACAGATGTCTTCCTGTTTCCTGCTTGCGATGAAGGATGACAGTATCGATGGGATCTACGACACCTTGAAGCAAACCGCCAAAATTTCCCAATCTGCAGGAGGAATTGGACTTTCAATCCACAACATAAGAGCAACAGGTTCCTACATCGCAGGAACCAATGGAACGTCAAATGGAATTGTGCCCATGCTTCGCGTTTATAATGACACAGCGCGCTATGTGGACCAAGGTGGTGGAAAAAGAAAAGGGAGCTTCGCCATTTATGTGGAGCCTTGGCATGCTGATATTTTCGACTTTTTGGATTTGAAGAAAAACCACGGTAAAGAGGAAATGCGCGCCCGCGATTTGTTCTACGCCATGTGGATTCCGGACTTGTTTATGAAACGGGTAGAAGCCGATGGCGAATGGACCTTGATGTGCCCCAATGAATGCCCAGGACTGTTCAGCAACCACAGTGATGAGTTTGAAAAGTTGTATACTCAGTATGAAGCTGAGGGAAAAGGACGCAAGACCATTAAAGCACGCGATCTTTGGGAGAAAATATTGGAGTCACAGATAGAGACGGGAACCCCATATATGCTCTACAAGGATGCAGCCAACCGCAAAAGCAACCAAAAGAACTTGGGTACCATCCGTTCTTCCAATTTGTGTACTGAAATCTTGGAATACACTTCTCCCGATGAGGTGGCGGTATGTAACTTAGCCTCCATTGCGTTACCCATGTTCATCAAAAATGGGGAATTTGACCACAAGGAACTTTTCCGGGTAACAAAGCGAGTGACCAAAAACCTGAACAAGGTAATTGACCGTAATTTCTATCCGGTGGAAGAAGCCAGAAACTCCAACATGAGGCACCGACCTATTGGTCTGGGGGTGCAGGGATTGGCCGATACTTTCATTATGTTGCGCATGCCTTTCACGAGTGATGAGGCCAAAAAATTGAACCAGGATATTTTTGAGACCCTATATTATGCTGCGGTTACCGCTTCCATGGAAATGGCCAAGGAGGAAGGAACCTATTCCAGCTATGAGGGATCGCCCATTTCAAAAGGAGAATTTCAGCACAATCTTTGGGGTATCAAAGACCAAGAACTTTCCGGAAGATGGGATTGGGAAAAACTCAGAAAGGAAGTAAAAAAGAACGGGGTCAGGAACTCTTTGTTGGTCGCTCCAATGCCAACTGCTTCCACGTCACAGATTTTGGGGAACAATGAATGTTTTGAGCCTTATACTTCCAACATTTATACCCGTAGGGTATTGTCTGGAGAGTTCATTGTAGTGAACAAACACCTTTTGGAAGATTTGGTCCGATTGGGCCTATGGAACGAAAACCTGAAACAAGAGTTGATGCGTGCCAACGGTTCCATTCAACATATCGATGTGATTCCGCAGGAAATCAAAGAACTCTACAAGACGGTTTGGGAGCTCAGTATGAAGGACATCATTGATATGAGCCGTCAACGGGGTTATTTCATAGATCAAAGCCAATCGTTGAACCTCTTTATGGAAAATGCCAACTATTCCAAGCTTACATCGATGCATTTCTATGCTTGGAAGAGTGGTCTCAAAACAGGTATGTATTACCTCAGGACCAAGGCAGCAGTGGACGCCATTAAATTTACTTTGGATAATTCCAAAAAGAAAGAAGAGCCTGTTGCTGTTGTGGTGGAATCTGAAATAACATCGGCAACTAAAGCTGAGGCTTTAAAAGTAGAAGCTACAGATGCCAGTCAACAAGAAGTGGACATACAACCTATGACGCCAGAAGAGATGAAAGAGATGATCGCACGCGCCAAGGAAGGTCAAGCAGACGATGATTGCTTGATGTGCGGATCGTAGCTTGTACTGAGCTTTATCAGTATGTGTGATAGTGTTTATTGATTAGTACCTCGGAGAACGTTCACCCCACTTAGAACCATCCGAGGTATTTTCATTTCAAAATGGAGAACAAAATTACAGTGACCAAGCTTTGCCGTCGGTCAATGTAGTTACATCGTCACATGGAATGTATTCACCTGGAATAGGTGCATAGGCCAATACCTCTTCCCCTACATATTCAGAATTTTTATAAGCAAAAATGGCCATATCCCTTAAATCGTTGGCAAATGAAAAACGGGCAATGTCATCATCAATATCGCCTTGGCCACCATTCATTACAGCTTCCATATAGCTGTCAATGGCCTCTGTATGGATTTCTTCTTGCTCCGGTGTGCGTTTGGCCAAGTATGTCTTTAAAACAGGCTCTATATCGGCAGCTTCCACATCTGTTAAAGACTGTTTGCCAGAATCGGATAGGACCTTGTCAAAAAATTTGTCCATTCTCAACTTTACAAAATCCAATTGCTCTTTAGGTAATACCTCATCCATAAAAGAATCAAAGAACACATGAAGGTTCATTTCTGTTGCAGAGGGCGTATCCGTTTTTGGTAAGATGATATCCAAGGTCTGTGCAAGTGCATATCCTTGGTCTTGGCTCAAAAAGGAAGGCACCCATTCTGCATACGCAGGTTTATCCTTACAGCTTTGGAGTAATCCCAATAGTGTTGGAGTGGCCACGGCATATCCAAAGGCCATCCCCATATTTTTAAGTGCAGATCTTCTTTCCATTATATATTTCCTTTTTTAAGTTCTTGAGCGGCATGGTTTGCAGCTCTTGCAGTAAATGCCATATAGGTCAATGAAGGATTCACGCAGCTCGCAGATGTCATGAAAGCTCCATCAGTAACATAGACATTTTTACAGGCATGAACCTGATTGTACCCATTCAATACAGAGGTTTTTGGATCACGTCCCATACGAGCGGTTCCCATTTCGTGGATGCCAAGTCCTAAAGCTCCGGGGTTATCATAAGGTTCAACATCCCTAAGTCCAGCTTTGGTAAGCATTTCCACGGCCTGTTCTTTCATGTCTTCTCTCATGTTCCACTCGTTTTCCTTGAACTCAGCATCAAAAGTAACCGTAGGTAAGCCCCATTGATCCAATTTATCATAATCCATCGTCATTCGGTTATCTTCATAAGGTAGCACCTCGCCAAATCCACCCATACCAAAAGACCAGCCTCCTGGTTTAAGAATAGCTTCTTTTAGGTCTTTTCCATACGAAAGTTCAGCTACGGTTTCTTCCCAGTTGTCCCTTCCGGCACCACCTTGATAGCCATACCCTCTAATAAACCTGTCGGTATTGGAACTACCACCCAAGTTTCTAAATCGAGGAACATAGACCCCATTGGGTTTTCTTCCCTTATAATATTTGTCGTCAAAGCCATCAAACTTACCTGAAGCACCAACACCTAAATGATGGTCCATGATGTTTCTTCCCAATTGGTCGGAGTCGTTACCCAATCCATTTTCAAAGCGATCAGATTTGGATTGCATCAATATGGAAGTTGAAGCTAGGGCAGAGGCGCAAAGGAAAATTACCTTGGCCTTGAACTCAAATTCTTCTTTGGTCTCACGGTCAATGACTTTTACCCCAGTTGCTTTTTTGGTATTTGGATCATAAATTACTTCATGAACAATGGAATCTGGGCGCAATGTCATATTCCCGGTTCTTTCCGCAGCAGGTAAGGTAGAGGAAACGCTACTGAAGTAGGCTCCAAAAGGACATCCTCTGATACAACGGTTCCTAAACTGGCAACGCACACGTCCGTCACCA
Encoded here:
- a CDS encoding ribonucleotide-diphosphate reductase subunit beta — protein: MSEAIEPILQENKDRFVIFPIKHHDLWDWYKKQEACFWTAEEIDLHQDLSDWNTKLNDDERYFIKHILAFFAASDGIVNENLAENFVNEVQYSEAKFFYGFQIMMENIHSETYSLLIDTYVKEEKEKSVLFKAIENFPAIKKKADWALKWIESPSFAERLIAFAAVEGIFFSGAFCSIFWLKKRGLMPGLTFSNELISRDEGMHCDYAVHLHNNHLQNKVSKERIKEIIVDALNIEREFITESLPVSLIGMNAKLMTQYLEFVTDRLLVELQCEKVYNATNPFDFMDMISLQGKTNFFEKRVSEYQKAGVLNKEKDSDSQKISFDADF
- a CDS encoding GMC oxidoreductase, translating into MSKFYYNEEQESYDAIVVGTGISGGWAAKELCENGLKTLVLERGPMVKHREDYPTANSDPWDFPHNGELPREKAARQEKQARTGYTVKAPHNFWFVDDIDHPYNETKRFDWMRGYHVGGRSIMWGRHSYRWSDIDFGANKNDGIAVDWPVRYKDIAPWYDKVESYIGVTGETLGLPQLPDGIFEPMMELNCVENHVKEKVAEHFDGRVITAGRVAHINSDKQFDGDGRVRCQFRNRCIRGCPFGAYFSSVSSTLPAAERTGNMTLRPDSIVHEVIYDPNTKKATGVKVIDRETKEEFEFKAKVIFLCASALASTSILMQSKSDRFENGLGNDSDQLGRNIMDHHLGVGASGKFDGFDDKYYKGRKPNGVYVPRFRNLGGSSNTDRFIRGYGYQGGAGRDNWEETVAELSYGKDLKEAILKPGGWSFGMGGFGEVLPYEDNRMTMDYDKLDQWGLPTVTFDAEFKENEWNMREDMKEQAVEMLTKAGLRDVEPYDNPGALGLGIHEMGTARMGRDPKTSVLNGYNQVHACKNVYVTDGAFMTSASCVNPSLTYMAFTARAANHAAQELKKGNI
- a CDS encoding gluconate 2-dehydrogenase subunit 3 family protein produces the protein MERRSALKNMGMAFGYAVATPTLLGLLQSCKDKPAYAEWVPSFLSQDQGYALAQTLDIILPKTDTPSATEMNLHVFFDSFMDEVLPKEQLDFVKLRMDKFFDKVLSDSGKQSLTDVEAADIEPVLKTYLAKRTPEQEEIHTEAIDSYMEAVMNGGQGDIDDDIARFSFANDLRDMAIFAYKNSEYVGEEVLAYAPIPGEYIPCDDVTTLTDGKAWSL
- a CDS encoding ribonucleoside-diphosphate reductase subunit alpha; the encoded protein is MYVVKRDGRKEPIMFDKITARVRKLCYGLNPLVDPVKVAMRVIEGLYDGVTTSELDNLAAEIAATMTTTHPDYAKLAARISVSNLHKNTKKSFSETMKDLYEYVNPRTGKKAPLLSDEVYKVVSENAETLDSTIIYNRDFGYDYFGFKTLERSYLLKINGKIAERPQHMLMRVAVGIHLNDMESAIETYELMSKKFFTHATPTLFNSGTPKPQMSSCFLLAMKDDSIDGIYDTLKQTAKISQSAGGIGLSIHNIRATGSYIAGTNGTSNGIVPMLRVYNDTARYVDQGGGKRKGSFAIYVEPWHADIFDFLDLKKNHGKEEMRARDLFYAMWIPDLFMKRVEADGEWTLMCPNECPGLFSNHSDEFEKLYTQYEAEGKGRKTIKARDLWEKILESQIETGTPYMLYKDAANRKSNQKNLGTIRSSNLCTEILEYTSPDEVAVCNLASIALPMFIKNGEFDHKELFRVTKRVTKNLNKVIDRNFYPVEEARNSNMRHRPIGLGVQGLADTFIMLRMPFTSDEAKKLNQDIFETLYYAAVTASMEMAKEEGTYSSYEGSPISKGEFQHNLWGIKDQELSGRWDWEKLRKEVKKNGVRNSLLVAPMPTASTSQILGNNECFEPYTSNIYTRRVLSGEFIVVNKHLLEDLVRLGLWNENLKQELMRANGSIQHIDVIPQEIKELYKTVWELSMKDIIDMSRQRGYFIDQSQSLNLFMENANYSKLTSMHFYAWKSGLKTGMYYLRTKAAVDAIKFTLDNSKKKEEPVAVVVESEITSATKAEALKVEATDASQQEVDIQPMTPEEMKEMIARAKEGQADDDCLMCGS